A single genomic interval of Primulina huaijiensis isolate GDHJ02 chromosome 7, ASM1229523v2, whole genome shotgun sequence harbors:
- the LOC140980617 gene encoding choline/ethanolaminephosphotransferase 1 isoform X2, whose protein sequence is MGYIGAHGVAALHRYKYSGVDHSYLAKYVLQPFWTRCVTFFPLWMPPNMITLTGFIFLMTSAMLGYLYSPQLDSPPPRWVHFAHGLLLFLYQTFDAVDGKQARRTNSSSPLGELFDHGCDALACAFESLAFASTAMCGRNAFWFWFISAVPFYFATWEHFFTNTLILPVVNGPTEGLMLIYMVHFFTAIVGAEWWAQQLGKSMPFLSWVPFINEITMYKVVLFFMIMFAVIPTIAFNVYNVHQVVQGRKGNMLLALAMLYPFGLLLGGVLVWDYISPIDLMRSYPHLVVVGTGLAFGFLVGRMILAHLCDEPKGLKTHMCMSLFYLPLAIANALTARLNDGVPLVDELWVLLGYCTYTGALYLHFATSVINEITTALGIYCFRITRKEA, encoded by the exons ATGGGATACATAGGAGCACACGGAGTTGCAGCTCTGCATAGATACAAATACAGTGGGGTGGATCACTCGTACTTGGCCAAATATGTTTTGCAGCCCTTCTGGACTCGATGTGTTACTTTCTTTCCTCTTTGGATGCC ACCTAATATG ATCACACTTACTGGATTCATATTTTTGATGACATCTGCAATGCTTGGATAT TTATATTCACCTCAACTGGATTCACCTCCGCCAAGATGGGTTCATTTTGCCCACGGTTTGCTGCTCTTCTTATATCAA ACTTTTGACGCTGTTGATGGGAAGCAAGCAAGAAGAACAAATTCTTCTAGTCCATTGGGGGAACTTTTTGATCATG GATGTGATGCTCTTGCGTGTGCG TTTGAATCCTTGGCATTTGCAAGCACTGCTATGTGTGGACGGAATGCTTTCTGGTTCTGGTTTATATCAGCTGTCCCTTTTTACTTTGCTACATGGGAACA TTTTTTCACAAATACACTCATTCTTCCGGTTGTAAATGGACCTACTGAAGGTCTTATGTTGATATATATGGTCCATTTCTTCACAGCTATAGTAG GTGCTGAGTGGTGGGCTCAACAGCTAGGAAAATCTATGCCCTTTTTGAGTTGGGTTCCATTTATTAATG AAATCACAATGTACAAAGTTGTTCTGTTCTTCATGATAATGTTTGCTGTTATACCAACAATTGCATTCAA TGTGTACAATGTTCATCAGGTTGTCCAGGGAAGAAAAGGAAATATGTTGCTAGCTTTGGCAATG CTTTATCCTTTTGGTCTGCTGTTAGGTGGAGTTCTTGTGTG GGACTATATATCTCCTATTGATTTAATGAGAAGCTATCCACATCTAGTTGTCGTGGGTACTGGGCTTGCGTTCGGGTTTCTTGTG GGAAGGATGATACTTGCTCACCTATGCGACGAACCCAAGGGCTTGAAAACACACATGTGCATG TCTTTGTTTTATCTGCCATTGGCCATTGCAAATGCTCTCACTGCGAGGCTAAATGATGG AGTTCCTTTGGTTGACGAATTGTGGGTTCTTCTTGGCTATTGCACATACACag GGGCTCTCTATCTGCACTTTGCCACTTCAGTCATTAATGAAATAACAACAGCCTTGGGAATTTATTGTTTCAG GATAACAAGGAAAGAAGCTTGA
- the LOC140980617 gene encoding choline/ethanolaminephosphotransferase 1 isoform X1 — MITLTGFIFLMTSAMLGYLYSPQLDSPPPRWVHFAHGLLLFLYQTFDAVDGKQARRTNSSSPLGELFDHGCDALACAFESLAFASTAMCGRNAFWFWFISAVPFYFATWEHFFTNTLILPVVNGPTEGLMLIYMVHFFTAIVGAEWWAQQLGKSMPFLSWVPFINEITMYKVVLFFMIMFAVIPTIAFNVYNVHQVVQGRKGNMLLALAMLYPFGLLLGGVLVWDYISPIDLMRSYPHLVVVGTGLAFGFLVGRMILAHLCDEPKGLKTHMCMSLFYLPLAIANALTARLNDGVPLVDELWVLLGYCTYTGALYLHFATSVINEITTALGIYCFRITRKEA; from the exons ATG ATCACACTTACTGGATTCATATTTTTGATGACATCTGCAATGCTTGGATAT TTATATTCACCTCAACTGGATTCACCTCCGCCAAGATGGGTTCATTTTGCCCACGGTTTGCTGCTCTTCTTATATCAA ACTTTTGACGCTGTTGATGGGAAGCAAGCAAGAAGAACAAATTCTTCTAGTCCATTGGGGGAACTTTTTGATCATG GATGTGATGCTCTTGCGTGTGCG TTTGAATCCTTGGCATTTGCAAGCACTGCTATGTGTGGACGGAATGCTTTCTGGTTCTGGTTTATATCAGCTGTCCCTTTTTACTTTGCTACATGGGAACA TTTTTTCACAAATACACTCATTCTTCCGGTTGTAAATGGACCTACTGAAGGTCTTATGTTGATATATATGGTCCATTTCTTCACAGCTATAGTAG GTGCTGAGTGGTGGGCTCAACAGCTAGGAAAATCTATGCCCTTTTTGAGTTGGGTTCCATTTATTAATG AAATCACAATGTACAAAGTTGTTCTGTTCTTCATGATAATGTTTGCTGTTATACCAACAATTGCATTCAA TGTGTACAATGTTCATCAGGTTGTCCAGGGAAGAAAAGGAAATATGTTGCTAGCTTTGGCAATG CTTTATCCTTTTGGTCTGCTGTTAGGTGGAGTTCTTGTGTG GGACTATATATCTCCTATTGATTTAATGAGAAGCTATCCACATCTAGTTGTCGTGGGTACTGGGCTTGCGTTCGGGTTTCTTGTG GGAAGGATGATACTTGCTCACCTATGCGACGAACCCAAGGGCTTGAAAACACACATGTGCATG TCTTTGTTTTATCTGCCATTGGCCATTGCAAATGCTCTCACTGCGAGGCTAAATGATGG AGTTCCTTTGGTTGACGAATTGTGGGTTCTTCTTGGCTATTGCACATACACag GGGCTCTCTATCTGCACTTTGCCACTTCAGTCATTAATGAAATAACAACAGCCTTGGGAATTTATTGTTTCAG GATAACAAGGAAAGAAGCTTGA